One Gammaproteobacteria bacterium genomic window, AATGGCTTCAATGCAATGCCACCAAAAGGTACTTGTATGTCGTGTAGCGATGATGAGCTAAAATCTGCTATTGAGTACATGACTAACGCTATCTAATTAGCGATATCTTGAGCTAAAAAAAGCCATCGAGTAATCTCGGTGGCTTTTTTATGTGTAAAACTTAATGTACGGCTAGCTTTATTGTCACTTTGTTTTCTGCCGGATGTTATTTTTTGAGCATCGCACGTAAATTAGCAATGGCTGAACTTGCTGTTTCTTTACGTTGTTTTTGAGTTGGGCGTGGTTTGCGAGATTCCCACTCTAAATCGTCTTGCGGCAACTCATCTAAAAATCGGCTGCCCGTTGGTTTAAATACATCACCATATTGGCGACGCTCTTTGGCCTGCGTAAAAATAAGCTCTCGCTGGGCACGGGTGATGCCAACGTAAGCGAGCCGACGCTCTTCTTCAATGTTGTCTTCGTCAATACTGGTTTGGTGAGGCAGCAGCCCTTCTTCCATACCCACCATGAATACGATCGGAAACTCGAGTCCTTTTGAAGCGTGCAGCGTCATTAGTTGTACCTGATCAGCTTGCTCGTCTTCCTCTCCGCGTTCCATCATGTCGCGTAGGGTTAATCGTGTAACCACTTCAGGTAAAGTCATGGCTTCATCTAAATCGTCACCATCTAACATGCCACTGACCCAAGTGAACAGCTGGCTGACATTTTTCATTCGCATTTCAGCGGCTTTACCGCTGGGGCTCGTCTCGTAAAGCCAATCTTCGTAATTTATGTCACGCACGATTTGTCGTACGGCTTCTAATGGGTCTCCTCGTTCGGCTTGATCACCAAGCTCAACGACCCAGCGGGTAAATCGTTGCAACGTTTGCAGCTTCTCACCTTGTAGTGTTTGCTCTAAACCCAGCTCAAAACTGGCGGCGAATAAACTTAAATGTCGCATGTTGGCATAACTGCCGAGTTTTTCGAGGGTAGCGGGGCCGATACCACGCTTGGGTAAGTTAACTACGCGAAGAAACGAGGTGTCATCATCAGGATTAACGAGCAACTTGAGATAAGACATAATGTCTTTAATTTCGCTGCGGGAAAAAAATGAGGTACCGCCACTTATTTTGTAAGGGATCCTGTTGGTCATTAAGGATTTTTCAAATATTCGCGATTGAAAGTTACCACGGTACAAAATAGCAAAGTCACTATAAGCGGTTTTATTCATGAACTTATGACGAATGATTTCCGCGACGACTCGTTCCGCTTCATGCTCTTCATTTTTGCCATAGATCACGCGCAGCATCGCGCCGTCTCCTAGGGTACTAAATAGCTTTTTGTCATAAACGTGGGGATTATTATCAATTAAGATATTGGCACAACGTAAAATGCGGCTGCTTGAACGATAATTCTGTTCTAATTTGATCAGTTTAAGATTCGGGAAGTCAGTTTGCAATAACACTAAGTTTTGTGGCTTGGCACCACGCCATGAATAAATTGACTGATCGTCATCGCCTACCACGGTTAATTTACCGCGGGTGCCCGCTAATAATTTGACCATTTCATATTGACTAGTATTGGTATCTTGATACTCATCGACTAATAAATAATGAAAACGATTTTGCCACCGCTCGCGAACCTCGGCATTATTTTTAAGCAGCAAGGTTGGCATCATGATCAGGTCATCAAAGTCTAAGGCGTTATAAGCTTTTAATTGATTTTGATAGCGCTGGTATAATTGCGCAAATAAAACGTCCTGGCCTGAATCTGCTTGACTCATTGCTTGCTCTGGCACCAGCAAATCATTTTTACAGTTGGAAATCATGTTTTGCAGATTGCTAAGCTGATCTTTGTCGCCGTCAAGTTCTTTGTCTGTCAGCTCTTTTAACAACGAAAGTGTGTCTTGGCCGTCGAATAAGGTAAAACCTGACTTCATACCTAACGTTTTTATTTCGCGTTTAATGATTGTTAAACCCAAGGTGTGAAACGTGGAAATAGTTAAACCTCTGGCTTCTTTTTTACCGAGAGTTTGACTTAAACGTTCCTTCATTTCGCGGGCCGCTTTATTTGTAAAGGTGACGGCTGCGATATTGCGTGCTTTATATCCACAAGTTTCGACTAAATAAGCAATTTTGTTGATGATAACGCGCGTCTTGCCGCTGCCAGCTCCAGCGAGCACTAAGCAAGGGCCATCGATATAATGAACAGCTTCATTTTGTTGTGGATTTAACTTCATAATAATTCTCTTAAACTCGGACTAGCGAATTTTACCCCAATTCATACCCGTGAGCTACGGAAATGCATGTTTTGGGCGAGCCCTTAATTTACAAAAAGTAAAAGGACATGCACAAGGCACTTATTGAAGGTAATGCTTATTCCCTTATCAAAATAAGTAACGCAGTAATTGTGCTTTTAAAACCCGCCCTACGGGAGGTACAATAGTGGAAATTGAGGAGCATTTAATGATAAACCCTAAAAAACTAGAAGAAATCGCCGCACAGTTAGCTGGTTCATTGCCACCAGGCGTTAAAGCATTCGCTGATGATTTCGAAACAAAAACCAAACAAATTTTGCAAGCTCAGCTTAGCAAACTTGATGTC contains:
- the rep gene encoding DNA helicase Rep yields the protein MKLNPQQNEAVHYIDGPCLVLAGAGSGKTRVIINKIAYLVETCGYKARNIAAVTFTNKAAREMKERLSQTLGKKEARGLTISTFHTLGLTIIKREIKTLGMKSGFTLFDGQDTLSLLKELTDKELDGDKDQLSNLQNMISNCKNDLLVPEQAMSQADSGQDVLFAQLYQRYQNQLKAYNALDFDDLIMMPTLLLKNNAEVRERWQNRFHYLLVDEYQDTNTSQYEMVKLLAGTRGKLTVVGDDDQSIYSWRGAKPQNLVLLQTDFPNLKLIKLEQNYRSSSRILRCANILIDNNPHVYDKKLFSTLGDGAMLRVIYGKNEEHEAERVVAEIIRHKFMNKTAYSDFAILYRGNFQSRIFEKSLMTNRIPYKISGGTSFFSRSEIKDIMSYLKLLVNPDDDTSFLRVVNLPKRGIGPATLEKLGSYANMRHLSLFAASFELGLEQTLQGEKLQTLQRFTRWVVELGDQAERGDPLEAVRQIVRDINYEDWLYETSPSGKAAEMRMKNVSQLFTWVSGMLDGDDLDEAMTLPEVVTRLTLRDMMERGEEDEQADQVQLMTLHASKGLEFPIVFMVGMEEGLLPHQTSIDEDNIEEERRLAYVGITRAQRELIFTQAKERRQYGDVFKPTGSRFLDELPQDDLEWESRKPRPTQKQRKETASSAIANLRAMLKK
- a CDS encoding accessory factor UbiK family protein, with translation MINPKKLEEIAAQLAGSLPPGVKAFADDFETKTKQILQAQLSKLDVVSREEFDVQTQVLLRTREKLVVLEQQVAKLIEQQANDSE